In Hahella sp. KA22, one genomic interval encodes:
- the thyA gene encoding thymidylate synthase, translating to MKQYLDMMRHVREQGAVKTDRTGTGTRSVFGYQMRFDLQQGFPLVTTKKLHLRSIIYELLWFLNGDTNIKYLKDNGVRIWDEWADESGGLGPVYGYQWRSWPAPNGEHIDQISNVLAQIKSNPDSRRHMVVAYNPAFVDQMALPPCHAMFQFYVAEGRLSCQLYQRSADIFLGVPFNIASYALLTHMFAQQCDLEVGDFIWTGGDVHLYNNHLDQADEQLNREPRPLPKLQIRRKPASLFDYEFEDFEITGYDPHPHIKAPVAV from the coding sequence ATGAAACAGTATCTCGACATGATGCGCCATGTGCGCGAGCAAGGGGCCGTTAAAACTGACCGTACCGGCACCGGCACCCGTAGCGTATTCGGTTATCAGATGCGCTTCGATTTGCAGCAGGGCTTTCCCCTGGTGACCACCAAGAAGTTGCATTTGCGCTCGATCATTTATGAATTGCTGTGGTTTCTGAATGGCGACACCAATATCAAATATCTGAAGGACAATGGCGTCAGAATCTGGGACGAGTGGGCGGATGAAAGCGGTGGCCTGGGGCCTGTTTATGGCTACCAGTGGCGCAGCTGGCCCGCGCCGAATGGCGAGCATATCGATCAGATTTCCAATGTGCTGGCGCAGATCAAAAGCAATCCGGACTCCCGTCGTCATATGGTGGTGGCGTATAACCCCGCGTTTGTGGATCAGATGGCGCTGCCTCCCTGTCACGCCATGTTTCAGTTCTATGTGGCGGAAGGACGCTTATCCTGCCAGTTGTACCAGCGCAGTGCTGATATTTTCCTAGGCGTGCCTTTTAATATCGCCAGCTATGCGCTGCTGACGCATATGTTTGCGCAGCAATGCGACCTGGAGGTAGGAGATTTCATCTGGACCGGCGGCGACGTGCACCTGTACAACAATCATCTGGATCAGGCGGATGAGCAACTAAACCGTGAACCGCGTCCGCTGCCAAAATTGCAGATTCGTCGCAAGCCGGCGTCGCTGTTTGACTATGAGTTTGAAGATTTTGAGATTACGGGATACGACCCGCACCCTCATATTAAAGCGCCGGTAGCAGTGTAA
- a CDS encoding dihydrofolate reductase: MSAVLSIVVARAENGAIGVENTLPWRLSNDLQYFKRVTMGKPIIMGRKTFDSIGRPLPGRTNIVVTRNKDWRHDGVSVAHSLDEAVSLAGREQTDEVMLIGGAELYRQGLAAAQRVYLTEVKTSVQGDAFFPELDPADWRETSRDSHPADEKNQYPHDFVVFERS; this comes from the coding sequence ATGAGCGCAGTTTTATCAATCGTTGTCGCCCGCGCGGAGAATGGCGCTATTGGCGTGGAAAATACGTTGCCCTGGCGTTTATCCAATGACCTGCAGTATTTCAAGCGAGTCACCATGGGCAAGCCGATTATTATGGGACGCAAGACCTTCGATTCGATTGGGCGTCCGCTGCCGGGCAGAACCAACATTGTGGTGACCCGTAATAAAGACTGGCGTCACGATGGCGTCAGCGTGGCTCACTCTCTGGATGAGGCGGTATCTCTGGCGGGACGGGAGCAGACAGACGAGGTTATGCTGATTGGCGGCGCCGAGCTGTATCGGCAGGGGCTGGCGGCGGCGCAGCGTGTTTATCTGACGGAGGTGAAGACTTCCGTGCAGGGCGATGCGTTTTTCCCGGAGCTTGACCCCGCTGACTGGCGTGAAACGTCTCGCGATTCGCACCCGGCGGATGAGAAAAATCAATATCCCCATGACTTTGTCGTCTTTGAGCGTTCATAA